The Megalopta genalis isolate 19385.01 unplaced genomic scaffold, iyMegGena1_principal scaffold0095, whole genome shotgun sequence genome segment AGTAGAGAAACGTCCCATAAGATCGCCATTTGCGATATTTTGTCTCACCAACATTGCATGAAACAATCGCCTGAAATTAGAATTCTTGAGTGATGCCTGTTGCTAGAAAACACAAGATTCAAGGTGTCGacaaactttagaaaacgacaCTCTGTGTTATGTATGGTAAACTAAATAGTTGCTACATCGACGAACTCCATATGAAATTATCAGTAGATACCACTTGTGTAGTTTTATCACTTTCTTTATTCCAGATTTAACGGTGCAGTGTGTACACATATTTACATACAATGCAGAAAAAGAATGTGAAAATATACTATAACAATTAATTTTGTACACGCATGATACATATTCTTTCTCCTAAACAGTGATCAGCATTGTCGTCCAATATTTCTAGGTTTCCTACTGAACCGAGGTGATTGCAGTAAAATACGAAAATGATGTGCTCATCATCTGAAACAAATGTTCATTTAATCTGAGAATTAAGACATCACATTTGATAGAATGTAAAACAGTTGATTACCTTGGCAAAGCCTTCGTTAGACGGAATGAATAAACCAGCGCAACTAAATTCCATTTGGTAACTACTTCTCATCAATACGAATAGTAATACTTTCTGCGACTTCGGTGGTATACAGTACCACAATGAATCGTATCTATTGTATTGAATAGCGTCATGTCATTATTATTCAATACGTGTGTTTCGATTCTTAATTATGTAATCTTTTAATGTAATTTCTACAAAACTTATTCGAAAGTGTGAGTCACATTACCTTTATTATTAAATCGATTTTATTATCAGAATTATCGCTGAAAGAAATTACATTTATTCAAGAGAGTGAACTTACATATCATTGAATAATCCAATACTAGAAGTAATCAGTTTTTGTCCGttataattgtttaaatatataatgaaCAGATGTACTAGTGTAACTTGTACACAAACCATGATGTTTTCCTTGTCACTCAAATCTCCAAGCGCCAGGAATAACTATTGGTATCAAAAATAGTCGTATTATATTTCCATCGACAGAAGCAAGAAAATATCGAAACAGTGATCTTCAACCTATCTTTTCCTACACACTTTTAACAATGCTTACGCGGTATATATTTACAGCAAACGAGCCGACAACTGCTAAGACCGCCACTAAGTAAGGTATCGCCATAGACTTCGTAATATTTGCCGAGAGTCTTCCTTCGCAAATTCATGTTTCAGTACATTCATGTTGGAAAGAGAAGACGTAAGAGAAGATAGAATAAATATATTGCAAAATATATAGCGAATATGTTGTTCTAATATATGAATGAAGGTACCAACTCAGTAGCACGCTGGTGCGTATCCATGGCTAATTgtatgtttattatattcaatgTCCCTGTCCCTGATTTCGCCATCTGGTCGATAGCCGTTCGTATTCGATAACTAAAGCAATGGCAATATATGTGTACTGTTAATATAGTCGTTTTCACTaatatatttctaattatttaACTGCTATTTATAAGTACGTTTCTCCCTACTAAACAATCAAGTACTTATATAATCTGGAAATCCATACTGTTTTCTCTTATTTATTATAGTTCCTATGTTACGATTCTCTGTGTCCCTAAGTAACTTGCACAGAAAATTAATTGCATGCTTTTTGACGATAATAGGAATGATGcaagtaaattattattaaatgaatgAATGATATTTGGCGTTCATGTGAATACATAGTTCATACATTATTTTCTACAGAAATAATTCTTTTCAGTAATATTCTATATTACTGAATTATAAGAAGGCTTTCTTACTATTGGCACTTACACTGTTCTATAAAAGGACTACTCAATTTGTTATCACGTTACAGATTAATGCTCCGATGATTAGTAAAGCTACATGGTTCACACTTTGCATTGAACAAGTGAATCAATTTATTCGCGAGCGTATTACTAAGGCTACAAACGTAGATGAGGATTCTActaaaatatatgtattaatatgGCAACAACAAACTAGCCATCCAACAGTACATTTCCGGCAATGGAATATGAAGATAATTCATCACAAACAGATGTTACGAACAGGCTATAGAGTATCGCAAGCTTGTGTAATCAAAAACGATTGGGATCTGTATGAACGTATGAAACAATTGAACTAAAACATACCTGGTGATCTCCAATAATCCACACAAGTAAGAGGCAATGACAGCAAGCGATGATTCCGTACAGGTTAACGAGAATAGTCCCATCCAGATTACAATTAGAAGTTGGTAAGTGACCAGACTAGAATTCCGACTAACTTCAGAATAAAAGAATCCAAGAATATTTAAATAACGAATCTGAAGTTCTGATTGTAATATTGTAGGAATCAGTAGTACCGCACATGACATCAATATTCCTCCAAATGATAGgactataaataaaaataatgttgCTCTAAAATAGATCCAACTTTAGAGCCCTTCCACGTAGGAATATGCGTATCCAATCAGCCGCTCCAAAATTTCTCAttttgaaactattgaatttgTGCTTCAGCTGGAACATCTTGTATAAAAACAAATGAGATACGTGTATCTGACATGCGCTTTCCCATGTAAAAGggctatttaaaattattttagtgTATAAGCACTTTTTTCcataaaatattgcaataaatgtCATAAAGTAAAAGATTTTATCAATTGTTTAGCCTTCTGTAATTCTAACATTTCAACTAACAAGTTACTTCTCATAGAGTGATGAATTAAAGGAGATTGTGGTCAAAAACGATACATTTTggagaaatattttattcatcaCTCTCTACATTTAATGTCAACATAAATAAGTTAGGTAAAAACGTATACCCAAATTATAGCAAAAAACGCATTTCccctaataaaaatattttaggtGACGAAAATAATTATAGTTCACCGTGATCTACTGAGAGTGTCTATATATGTAAATCCGAGgcaattgcagtaaattctttgaaattgtccttcaacttgcaaacaaaaattacagCCTTGCGCcacgtttttgtagttgttgacaatcggtaactataaaaacgagctgcgtgacccgaataattgtatctcctcttctcaaattgtctatttttgtttacaagctaaggAATAAtttcagagaatttactgcacaatCAATAGATTCTGTTTCTTAGTTCACGAATGCTAAAAGATTATAATATTTCAATGAGCATATATCtaatgtaataattttataagGAGTGTTAAAAAAGAgcattcattatttatttgttatataaACATTTCTGTTTACCAGCATCATGTGTGATATTGATGTAagtgtttaaccctttcggtacgagcgccggatatatccggcatccatctgatgaTCGGTATGGAtgagtgccgaatacatctggcataCATGTGAGCTATGTTTCTgacatattagaaattattctaataactGTTTGaatcccaagcagcgcgatcgcacTGTTCAcatcttgtgtcgcgatcaaactttagtgacgcacgtacatcgcatagctgctctttttttcatttctttttctttttgttttgtttctcaatcttgacgagcgctatcgtGCCGCTTCATTCTCTTCGCAattaattaagacaagcgcgctatcacgctgttcggcatttttcgaccgtgttttctgaataatccctgggactcaaatggataaagtcttttcttacaagGATTCCGAAAAACAGCTACATGTATTATTGTCGTTTGATCtgaattgatttaaaaaatttgtggttacatttttgttcgaaacttGTTCATAGTTTTTAACATATTGTAGGTTcattacagaatgtttacaggaaacaaaagatttagaaacggattaagcacagttCTTACTTgacgcttaagaaaatcttcatACAAAAAAGTGGATTGACCCTGTgctatgtgcgcattttcggcgcggcactctatacagtgggagtgtcacggcggacagcgcgctcgtaccgaaagggttaataccaATAATGATTCTTGACAAAGAACTGATTTTTGATAAATGAGGACATTCAAAACAGGATTTATAAACACTGAAGTAAACATCGCATGCGAGGGAAGCAAGTACAATCGGTCACAAAAGTGTTGGGTCACTAGTATAACTTTAACATCTAcgtcatatatttaaataaatatacatttaagGAAAAAATCGTTTACGgtatattagaatatacaaATGTCAAAATACAACATAATTCGTATTCAGCATAAAACGTTACCTACATAATTGAAAAAGTATAAAAAACCATCGAATTTTCACGCTACATAAGTATTCGGACTCCTTATAAAAGTAAGTTTAAaagttttaaaaataaattttctttaaaatttttattactagTTTTCTACATCGAttgtttaacaatatgtttcaagaagtttgatattttaaaaattattatttatttatgatccaTGTCGTTTTATATCtctattttacacgattttatgattgatttataatatatttcatttttGTTGCCACTTGTATGACTGAATTCATTTTATGGAGATGGACAGTCCTGTATAAAACACGGATAAGTATAATTTGTTATCGTCATTTGTTAATGCATTTGaggaaatttgtaaaattgaaatgcatttttggttgattttTACCATATGACATCAATATTAGCGGATGTTTTGGACTTGATACGGTCGAAAAGTATACAACACCTGTGCGAGGAGGTTAATGAATATCATACGTGCGCGAATAGTTATTAGAAATGGTAGTAGAATAAAATTCTGCCGAACAgaaaaaaatataacaaataaaattattatagtaatatggaacaaaatgatcaaatgacAAAATGTTGAGTTCCTCTCTACTACCCTCAACGCCTCATATGAAACAAGTATCGtgtgttaacaaaaaaaacatGTCTATATGTGTTGTCATTACCAATTGTACATGTCATCAATTAACTTTTCGAATTTCATATTACAGtctgatataattaataatgtaaGCTATGTGTAAGCTAATAATAACAATGCAACAGAAGGCTTTAAATTCGATAATAGAcgttatatttatgtattatataaaagatatatgaAATAAACTATTTAGAAGAATGTATATAGGGGTTACCGAAAAGAACTTTAACCTAGATTTAAAAAGATAAAAACATGAAATTTGAGGGATGGTGGAGGGGGCAACTTAAAAAGTATcgattttttgaaaaaaccttTTATAAATTCTTGTAAACATCAAAATCCATCCAACTTTTGTTTAAACTTGTTTTCAATATCTCGCACCGTTCTCGAAATAGTCGACGAAAAAGATAATTTTGCATTCCCTTTAAGGAATGAAATTACCCCTTAAGAGTAAATTATGACTCGAATGGAAAAtatgtacgcgcgcgcgcgcgcgcgcgtgttatAGATGGCTTACTCTActttactactactactactactactactactactactactactactactactactactactactactttaCTACTCTAGTTTCatattgttttttaattttcaagttgtcaaaCTTCCCTTGTGACTCTCCTCATTCAATGTTTGTTCTTTAACGGTAAGTCCGAAACACCAGCTAATATCAGAATTATTATGGGAaaaatcaaccaaaaatgcatttcaattttacaaatttcctcagatgcattaacaaattacgataacaaattatatttaccCGTGTATTATACAGGACTTCGGTCATACAAgttgcaacaacaaaaatagAGATATAAAACAGTATTCATCACAAACAAATGATAATTTCTAAAATGTGAAACTTCTTAAAACATGTTGTTAAAAAAATAGAGATATAAAACTATCgtagtaataaaaatttaaaaaaaatttaattttatcatttttgaaCTTTATAAGGAGTCCGAATACTTATGTAGCCTGAAAATTCGACGgtcttttatatatattttatatatttttttatatgttttttATAACTAAATCGAAAGTTTATTTTATGTTAACACTTATATATTCTACTTTAATATACCGTGAAGGACTTCTTCTCCTCAATGTACATTAATTTACATATATGGCGTAGTAATCAAAGTTATACTAGTGTCTAAATATTTTTGTGACTGACTATAAGTCAATCACGATGCTAGCAAATATCTTAGAAACGGTTGGCCTATGTTTGCTATGGCTTTCTTATTCAGTGTAGTGTATCCTATACATATAATGTATATTGTACactgaatattatatatattctgtatattatatactgtACATTATATGTATTCTATGTATTGTATACtgaatattatacagggtgtcccaaaaatgttccgcaatacggaaatgtgaagtagctgaggtcattctaagtaactttttcctttgcgaaaatgcaatctgcggctttgtttacgagttattaacgaaaaacactaatcaatgagaggtgacggcgcgaagtttgagatcccgcagcacgaggctttgacagaaggtcgggacgggctcgagccgcgttcgaagtattgaacaagtcacaagacgagaactttccggattttttttactacataacagtgatatttttaagaaaaacgctgttctcctttactttagaacgtctgaaaaatattgactaatttttcggactcgaaataatatgtagtttaaccgtgacagccgttttaattttctgtagTGCATGACGCCTtacgtgtaccatatgaaatttttatgcaagatgtacagtgaagattaacaaaattcgtaaatgatattttaatttaaataattccttgtccgaacagaattcaacgaatgattcgcaaagctaatttaataataaataatcgcgttgagggacgtaaaggatttgtttattagagaaatatgaaaaatactaTCAATAAAAAACAGATGGTCGGTAtaaacctctggtatggttatttacgAAGTTCACATTCACTGCACTGtgaccaaacactgatcactcaATTAATCACTGGTAATCCaaaacatttgtggatattacgaaagatcactgagactcgttcactgccgaaaaatccaGGCCTcaaccgtgggcccttgtcgttcgtcgttcggtcgttcgaggaaatgacacccaataccattttcttcaatggccattaattacgttctacgagcgcagggtaccgtcagtgacagcgggtcggccgCAGTTTACGTCgctgcatatcttgtttatttaatatggCGATACCCTGTGCTCTTAGAATGTAATTAACGGCTGTTCgaggaaaatggtatcgggcgtcatttcctcggacggccgaacgacgaacgacaaaggcccacggtcgaggcctgaatttttcggcagtgaaacgttgactcccgaacgaacgcgtcgaatataCGATTATCCGcaaacgagtctcagtgatctttcgcaatatccgcaagtgttttggattatcagtgattaattaagtgatcagtgtttggtgacagtgcagtgaatgTGAATTTCGTAAATAACTATACCAGAGGTTTATACCGATCAGCTGTAccttgtacgaggtcagtgcacttcgacatcgtgagtcacaatttcagccagcaaatgcatcctcaactaaatgggtgagttcttttattgataatatttttcacatttctctaataaacaaatctttTACGTCCcccaacgcgattatttattattaaattagctttgccaatcattcgttgaattctgttcggacaaggaattatttaaattaaaatatcatttacgaactttgttaatcttcactgtacatcttgcataaaaatttcatatggtacacatgaggtgtcatgcacatcagaaaattaaaacgactgtcatacttattatttcgggtccgaaaaattagtaaatatccttcagacattctgaaataaggatgaacagcgtttttcttaaaattatcactgtcacgtagtaaaaaaaatatcaaaagtttatgcttcgtgacttgtttattgattcgaacgcggcacAGAGTTCCCCTTCAGCTGTCAAACTCAGTGGTAGGAGCACGTGgcgctcgatcgatcgatcacgTTATGGTTCCCACCATCGgctttcattggtcagtgtttttcgttaataacttgtaaacaaagccgcagattgcattttcgcaaagaaaaaagttacttcaaatgacctcagctacccctcatttttgtatgttcaaataattgtggaacaccctgtataccacATAAATTTTGAATGCTTTTTCGAACACCCTGTTTAAATTGATTTTGTACTTACAAGGGATGGTCCCCTGGTTTGACGCTCACTTTAacaactttgacattaattattTCAAAAGCTATACGCCGTCTGCTCTCACAAAACCGGATATCATCggattcagctttacaagcACTATCACTGTACCAAATCCAATCAAAAAGTGAGCGTCAAACCTGGATGCCTGTCCTTGTTAGAATGGGTAGTTGGTAGGTTCGAAAAGGTACGCATAAAGAGTTTGATATTAACCAATAGTATATCGGAATTCTCAGTGCGAGTGGATTGATAACATTTAGTTGTTAACCTTCCCTCTAAGTATTATTTTCCTACTTgctttattttcaaattttcttaCGTTCTAAAACTGATCGTTCGTTCTGATCTGATCAATTAATTGCAGTCGATATTCCATTTGAACTAAACTTGTCCATAAGCTCGTTTGCCGCATGGGAAAATTTGTTTCATGAGAATGAATATTTTCGAAAGTGGACCACATTGTTGAAGGAAACAAATAAAAGTGACTATAGCAAAAGCTCGTAAACCAATCAGTACTTTTATGGTTTTACATATTTACAAAcatagataaataaaataaaggttCAAGTCTTTAGAAGGAAATTTATTTTGCTAACAAAAATGACAAATAAGCGCAACCTAGAAATTATAGATAGAGTATACTATGTATACTGAAATTATTGCCTACGTTTATAAAATTAGTAACACAAATTCCGAATCTTTCTCCTCTCACTGCGAATTTACTTCAAAGTACCTAATACTTTCATTTTCATAGAACTATTTATAGAATGGTATGTTCACTTCTATCAAATTATGTTCAAACTCATCTGTATTGCATACTGGTGTGCAGTTTTCTTGCGTTTATTAGGTAGGAAATATGAAAAGGTATCAAACCTGTCTACGTATCGGGCTACCGCAGTCTACCCTGTAGAAGGATTCATTTTTCTAAACATTtttgtataatatacataatcatacatacaattatgaaataattattttctgtCCATATGTTTACATAGAACATTTAGAGTAATTAGGGATCTCACAGTTGAATATCTTTACCTACTAATACCATAACCACACGTCTCGCTTCTACTACTTGTTTCATGAATATATCCATTTCCATAGGATCTTTCATCGTAACGTAATCATgttcaatattttcaaataagGATCTCATCTGAAACCACATGAAAAAAGTCGGTTAAAGGATATAATTATTACATGAATGATTTTCCACCCGTTTTGCAACGAAAACGATAGTGGGATGTTTATCTAACTTACTACTGGAAAAGTGATAATGAATCCAACATATCGTAAAAAGAATAATAACATGGGACAGGTGAACGATAACGTCTGAAGTAAATTGGACAGTGAAGTTTCTACCATCTTTAACGTCGATACCTGAAAATTTTACATTTGGTTTAAAGAGTATCAAATCTTTTAAAGATTATATtcgattttaataatttcatatcATTTCCAGAACATTACGAACAGTATCGTTTTATAAAAGTTTTTCTGATTCTTAAAATTCTTTTTCTGTAGTAACGAATGAATTTAATTTGGAATATTTTCGTCGataaatcaatgcgtagtggataCCGACTAAAATTAGACTAtattgtatatagtatatatatactatatatactaaaaTTATAACGACTGACAAAGTCTCCATACACGTGCACTTCAAATGCGCAAATCTCGGTGTGCAATTGCTCCTCAACGCTTTCCAACATTTTGCAAGGCAACCAAAGATATCCCCATCGCGTCATAGTAGGCGAAAATCGTCACTTCAAATTAGACTATCGTCAGTCGAAATGATAAACTGACTTTCCAACATTTTCAAGGTTTATTAGTAAATACTAATAACAAGCCAAGACACGATCTCATAAAATACAAGACACGCGTAACAATCTTACATCAATCTTACATCTTGAAAGTTGTCACATACAACAAGCTCAATCTTTTCCTTCTGTCTGGAAAATGGTTCTTCGAgtgatatattaaattaatgtcGGTAGTGCTATGAAAGTAACAGAGCCACGTTCCTCTTTCACGCGATGACAAATTTATCCGTCATTCTATGTGTCGTGGAGTACGGTTGTGGAGAAACTGTCTGTTTCCTGCGGGTAACTCtcccgcgaaacacatggagCACGTTTAAAAAGTATATCAACGCACGTCTATCTGTTAGTGTAATATTACATGTAACCTTTAGCACTTGGAAGATTTTTCCGCTATATCTACATATTGttcaaattaacaaaaatatattgtgTGGGCAGAATTCGAGGAACACAATCGATATTGTGCGATTATATTTCTATGTGCTCATGTGAAAAATATGAAACATTTTTGAACTGTGGTCTTCTGAATCTGGGAAACATGCTTCATGAGGTGCGGTAGCGTTTCCGCCATGTAGTCATATCATTACATgtaatatttaaccctttgtaccATTGTGGACCATGAGTATTATCAGTATATTTAGTCAACACAATGTTTAAATCTTGGACGTTCAAATTGTTTCAACTCTATGCTAAACcattatatttttcttttctgaAGATGGCGCAACATCTTTCATCAAGATACAAGAACGTCAGCATAGAGCATAGAGTATACAGCATAGAGTTTTATGCTGGTTCCAATAGTAACAttaattatttctaaatttGGAGATTTTTATTGTACGtaaaatgaaagaaagaatTAGAAAACGCAGAAGCTATTGATTCTTCTGAGTTCTTATCTTCAAGTGAATAAGACAAAAGAGAGAATTCTGCAGGGATACATGCAAGTTCTATATGACAGAACAAATATTTTCTAACCGCTATCGTCTTAAAAACTAGCGTTCGTTGGTTCATGATTTTCTGTTCGATAAACGACAATATGAACCATGTTTTAGTCGAACCAGCATTTACggaatttttgtttatttgaaGATTAATACACTTAAGAATGACCAACTTTCTTCTTCTATGCAATTTTTCACCGTTTTCGCGGAATTGTCATCCGCTTTGCGTCATTTTGAAGATTTGATTCTGTTGTTTAATTCGTGTAAAGACGAAGTGCAAAGTTTAACAAACTATTGTGTAAATGACTTTTTATTTTGGGGTTATAATATATACTCATAAACGAGGATTAACATTTGAGTGGCCAATAATATTACCTCAGAGAAGTTGAAAGTGTCTAATAAACATTGGTCTTATAATTAATacttttttcatttttactgtAAAGTGAATCACGATGCTAAACCTGTGCGTCTGCATCCCCGAAAGCGAAAAAACGTCTTGCGATCTCAGCTATTTGAATGTTTACCTggataaaaatgtatataatatatgtatctacagaatttataaataataaatataatgcaCTAGTTAgttaaattgaaaaaaattgaaattaaaaaaattcgGAAACAATTTTTTTGAGATGAAAAATATTGTCAACATAACAATTGATATCATCCTCTTACAAAAATATCATAACAATTAACATCAGAAGCTGCatccatatattatatatttatttagaaatCATATCGGAATAGAAAAAAAAATCACATTGCGATACATACGCATGATATGTAGAAAAAGATAAATAGCCGCTATATTGTATAGGATAATGACTTTCTATACATCGGTCGTAAAAATTTCAGAGCAATAGCAAAAATATGTGAAATCGCTCCAAAAAAACatctgcaatgtaatttaaaaaCTGAATTCGGTTTGGACTCTGGGTCTCATAAAAAATTTCCAACAAATTATCTTACAAAAGCATCCAGAAGATtttaattcaaaacaataagtaTTTTAATTCCTAAGGAAGAGCATTCCCTAAGTATCATAGCAATTTAACCCTTCCTATCCCCAAAATTGCTTTCAAATACAAAAAGTGAAATATTAATTTGGAAAACAAACCTTCGAAACTGTAACACTTCGGAAGGACATAAAAAAACACTCCAAAAGATATTTATTAccatttaatttcatttgaaGATCATTTCTGATTTAAAATCAGAAGTATATATTACTGAAGAAGTAAAGTTAAATCAGAAGTACTGAAATTAAAGGTCGTTATTCCTTTGTACAGTGTGCTCCACAACCAGCTATTTAGAAAATCACGATAaaacattaatattttaaacaGACTGACATATAACGGAAACTTAGAAATGTCAGATAGACTTGGAGGACCGTTtttatcaaaatcatgtatatactAAATTAAAGTAACAAATAAAACTGAAGTTGACGCGATATATAAATTCATACAAAAAATGTTGTGATTATCCATATGGTTGAAGAATAGTGCAAGGTAAACTCAAACAATGCAAATTTTATGTCACAAAAATATTGGGACGATTTTACGATCGAGTTCGTTCTATAGATTTTTTTATATGGTTCAGGTCTGGGAATTGGGGAGGAGTCCCTAGCATTTTAGAACAGTTATAAAGCTTTGGATCATTGTCCTGATAGGACTTAAGCTGTTCTCTAATTTCCATACTTTTAGCactttttctcagatttttttATCAGAATGCTCACAGATATATATTTTTGTCCATAATGTCGTCTACAAATACCAATTTATCAACATCAAAGCTTGATATGCACTCCCACATCATCACTGATCGGCCGCTGTATTTTACAGTCGGTTGCAAATTTTTTGGATTCAATTCTCTTGTTTTTTTCTTCACACTATTACTCTTCGGTCACTACAATGAGTGCCAAATTTACTTTCTTCTGCAAAAGTTACAGTATTCCATCATTCACTTTCTTTTGATACATATTGATTCGCATATTGTactcttttctttttgttgATTGCGTTGATAAGTGGCTTTCTTCTGACTATCAGTCCATATTAGATTTAGATCTCAATACTCTTCCTACAGTTTGCACAAGTACTCTATGCCAAGGCTGCTGTTAAGTTTTGTAGCTAGTTTTGGTGTACTTTGCTTCAGGTCTTTCTTAATTTTTCTTACTATGAAGCGTCTATTATGAAGTTAATGAAGTTAATTAAGTTCCTTTGGCCGATCTTTTTGTGGTTTCAATCCCAGTGGTTTTCGACACGATATCCACCtcaatttgtatatatacaGACTTCGTCCTTCCTACTGACATCtcaacgtctaaggcaagggtccgttaggatagccttactgatgagtcctctagcgggtcctggacgaaacgtctctccctctccttttctccttAACACAGTCAAATCAAACACCGCCAAATCGACTTATGATATTCCATACGGTACTCTTTTAGCCACATTTAATATTCTTGCAGATTTTTTGCATCGATTTTTCTTTTCCATAGTGACTAACTGTTGTATTTCGAGCGAAGTATTACTCTTGCGAACCATGTTGTATAAAATTCGTACCAAGGTCAGTGTTCGCAAAAAAataggctacgcaaggagt includes the following:
- the LOC143262204 gene encoding uncharacterized protein LOC143262204 isoform X3 — its product is MDAFQKNYSTYYTVMCITGLLPSDYSLKTKIHRVGYCLLTLCCIGIQVSTLKMVETSLSNLLQTLSFTCPMLLFFLRYVGFIITFPVMRSLFENIEHDYVTMKDPMEMDIFMKQVVEARRVVMVLVVLSFGGILMSCAVLLIPTILQSELQIRYLNILGFFYSEVSRNSSLVTYQLLIVIWMGLFSLTCTESSLAVIASYLCGLLEITSYRIRTAIDQMAKSGTGTLNIINIQLAMDTHQRATELSANITKSMAIPYLVAVLAVVGSFAVNIYRLFLALGDLSDKENIMVCVQVTLVHLFIIYLNNYNGQKLITSSIGLFNDIFVEITLKDYIIKNRNTRIE
- the LOC143262204 gene encoding uncharacterized protein LOC143262204 isoform X5, with amino-acid sequence MDAFQKNYSTYYTVMCITGLLPSDYSLKTKIHRVGYCLLTLCCIGIQVSTLKMVETSLSNLLQTLSFTCPMLLFFLRYVGFIITFPVMRSLFENIEHDYVTMKDPMEMDIFMKQVVEARRVVMVLVVLSFGGILMSCAVLLIPTILQSELQIRYLNILGFFYSEVSRNSSLVTYQLLIVIWMGLFSLTCTESSLAVIASYLCGLLEITSYRIRTAIDQMAKSGTGTLNIINIQLAMDTHQRATEKTLGKYYEVYGDTLLSGGLSSCRLVCCKYIPLIPGAWRFE
- the LOC143262204 gene encoding uncharacterized protein LOC143262204 isoform X2 yields the protein MDAFQKNYSTYYTVMCITGLLPSDYSLKTKIHRVGYCLLTLCCIGIQMRSLFENIEHDYVTMKDPMEMDIFMKQVVEARRVVMVLVVLSFGGILMSCAVLLIPTILQSELQIRYLNILGFFYSEVSRNSSLVTYQLLIVIWMGLFSLTCTESSLAVIASYLCGLLEITSYRIRTAIDQMAKSGTGTLNIINIQLAMDTHQRATELSANITKSMAIPYLVAVLAVVGSFAVNIYRLFLALGDLSDKENIMVCVQVTLVHLFIIYLNNYNGQKLITSSIGLFNDIYDSLWYCIPPKSQKVLLFVLMRSSYQMEFSCAGLFIPSNEGFAKMMSTSFSYFTAITSVQ
- the LOC143262204 gene encoding uncharacterized protein LOC143262204 isoform X4; this translates as MVETSLSNLLQTLSFTCPMLLFFLRYVGFIITFPVMRSLFENIEHDYVTMKDPMEMDIFMKQVVEARRVVMVLVVLSFGGILMSCAVLLIPTILQSELQIRYLNILGFFYSEVSRNSSLVTYQLLIVIWMGLFSLTCTESSLAVIASYLCGLLEITSYRIRTAIDQMAKSGTGTLNIINIQLAMDTHQRATELSANITKSMAIPYLVAVLAVVGSFAVNIYRLFLALGDLSDKENIMVCVQVTLVHLFIIYLNNYNGQKLITSSIGLFNDIYDSLWYCIPPKSQKVLLFVLMRSSYQMEFSCAGLFIPSNEGFAKMMSTSFSYFTAITSVQ
- the LOC143262204 gene encoding uncharacterized protein LOC143262204 isoform X1 codes for the protein MDAFQKNYSTYYTVMCITGLLPSDYSLKTKIHRVGYCLLTLCCIGIQVSTLKMVETSLSNLLQTLSFTCPMLLFFLRYVGFIITFPVMRSLFENIEHDYVTMKDPMEMDIFMKQVVEARRVVMVLVVLSFGGILMSCAVLLIPTILQSELQIRYLNILGFFYSEVSRNSSLVTYQLLIVIWMGLFSLTCTESSLAVIASYLCGLLEITSYRIRTAIDQMAKSGTGTLNIINIQLAMDTHQRATELSANITKSMAIPYLVAVLAVVGSFAVNIYRLFLALGDLSDKENIMVCVQVTLVHLFIIYLNNYNGQKLITSSIGLFNDIYDSLWYCIPPKSQKVLLFVLMRSSYQMEFSCAGLFIPSNEGFAKMMSTSFSYFTAITSVQ